CCACCCCGGTGGTCGAACAGGCCATTCCCGGGATCACCACCGGTCCGGCCGTGGCCGTGGCCGTGGGGCTCGGGGTGCTGCTCGGTGTCAGCGTGCTGGCCCACGAGCTGGGGCACTGTCTGGCCGCGCGTTCGCTCGGCGTACCGGTACTGGAAGTGCGGCTCTACCTGCTGGGCGGGGTGTCCGAGCTGGGACGCCTGCCGAACACCCCGAAGGAGGAGGCGGTGATCGCCGCGGCCGGTCCCGGCGTCTCGTTCATCCTGGCCGGCGTGTTCGGGCTGCTGATCGGCAGCACGACCCCGCACACGGTGACCTGGTTGCTGCTGATCGAGCTCGCGCTGGCCAACCTAGTGGTCGCCATCTTCAACGTGCTGCCCGCGTTGCCGCTGGACGGCGGCCGGGTCCTGCGGGCCGGGGTCTGGCAGGCGTCCGGACGTCGTCGGCTCGGCACCCTGTCCGCGGTCGCGGGTGGCTACCTGATCGCCGTCGCGTTGATCGTCTGGGGGATCGTCGAGGTCGCCGGATCGACCAAGGCCGCCGTGTTGCAGGGTGGCATCGCCGTCGTCATGGCGTTGTTCGTCGGCGTCGGGGCGGCGTCGGAACAGAATTCGGACCGGGCCGTGAAGTGGCCGGCCGACGTGACGATCGCCGGACTGGCCCGCGCCGTCGTGCAGCTGCCCACCGAATCGCCGGTGCAGCTGGCGAATCAGGTGGCCGCCGGCCGCGCCGTCATCCTGACCGGGACCGACGGTGTGGCCGTTGGCCTGATGGACGAGCAGGCGGCGATCAACCTGGCCCGGACGCAACCGCAGGCCCCGGCCACCATGGTCGCGGAACCGATCACGCCGGAGATGGTGATCCTCAGTCACGACGAGCCGGCCGACGTGGCCGCGCGCCTCCGCACGGTTCGTTCCCGGCACTTCCTGCTCGTCGACGACGACGGCCGTCCGGCCGGAGTTGTGCTCTCGGCCGACATCGCCCGGATACTGAGCGGGCGCCGTCGTCGATAGGCACTCGTCGTCAGGGCGAGCGCAGTGGCGGGGGATGTCGCCCGAGCGCGTGCTCTGGGTGTCCGTTTTTGACAGGAGTGCTGTGAGCAGGGAATTCGTAGTCGGGGATCGTGTCCAGTTGACCGATCCGAAGGGCCGTAAGTACACGATGGTGCTCGAGACGGGCGCCACCTTCCACACCCATCGCGGGGCGCTGGAGCACGATGCTCTCATCGGGCAGCCGGAAGGATCGGTCGTCACGTCGGCCGGCAAGACCGACTATCTGGCGTTGCGTCCGCTGCTGACCGACTACGTGCTGTCGATGCCGCGCGGCGCGGCGGTGATCTATCCCAAGGACGCGGCCCAGATCGTGCACTGGGGAGACATCTTCCCGGGTGCCAGGGTGATGGAGGCCGGCGCCGGGTCCGGGGCGCTGACCTGCTCGTTGCTTCGGGCCGTCGGGTCAACCGGGTCGGTGCTCTCGTACGAGGTGCGGCAGGACCACGCCGACCACGCAATCAAGAACGTGGACCGGTTCTTCGGTGCGCGCCCGGAGAACTGGGAGATCAAGGTGGCCGACATGGCCGAGCACACCGGTGAGGTCGACCGGATCGTGCTGGACATGCTCGAACCGTGGTCCATGATCGACGTGGTCGCCGCGTCGCTGGTCCCGGGTGGGGTCCTGACGGTGTACGTGGCCACCACGACCCAGTTGTCGAAGGTGGCCGAGGCGCTCCGCGACCATGGTGGCTTCACCGAGCCCGATGCCTGGGAGTCGCTGCACCGACCGTGGCACGTGGTCGGGCTGTCCGTGCGGCCGGAACACCGGATGCAGGGCCACACCGCGTTCCTGCTGACCACCCGCCGGATGGCGCCCGGATTCACCGCACCGAAGCCGCAGCGCCGGCCCATGAGCACGCGGTAGCCACGTCCGCAGGCCTGGCGCGCTGCTAGCTCTTGCAGACCTTCCAGGTTCCGTCCTCCGCCCGGACCGGGAGGCTGTCGGTCTGCGTGCCGCCGGTGTCGGTGACCGAGATCGGCACGCGGCCGCTCCGTCCGGTGAGCACGGGCGCCCCGGTGATCCGGATGCGGGTGATGGAGTCGAGGTCGGACTGCGTCACCGCGGCGGCCAGGGCGGGGCAGGAGGCCGCCTGGGTGGCCGCCAGGTCGTGCGCGTTCACCGCCGCCGCGAACGCGGTGGCGGCACCGAGCGCAGCGCTCTGATCATTCGTCGAGGTGTCGCCGCCGTCGGTGGTGGTGTCCGTCCCCGGATCGGACGTGGTGTCCGTCCCCGGATCAGCCGGGGGGTTCGCCTCCGTGGTCCCGGGCGGGGCGGCGACCTCGGTGGTCGGGGCGTTCGTGGTCCCGGTTGCGGCCGGGCCGGCTGGATCGGGCATCGGACGGGCTCCGGTCGAGCTCGACGTGGTGGCCACCGGCACCGGAACCGCCGGTGGTGTGGCCGAGGTCGACCCCTTCCTGGTCATCAGCACGGTGATCACCACCGCGGCCGCGACCACCACCACCGTGAGCAGGCCGATCAGCAGCGGGCGGTTGTTGCGCGGGGCGGCCGCCGGCTCGCCGCCCCACATCGGGCCCGGTCCGAACTGCCCTCCGTAGGACGGCTGGCTCCACGCCTGCTGGTGGTACGGCTGCTGCCCGGTCGGCTGCGGCCCATAGGGCAGGTACGCCGATGGCGGTTGGCCGTACGAGGGCGCCCCCGACGGGGCCGCCGGCCAGACGTTGGTCGCCGGCTGCTGTCCATGTCCGCTGAGGTGCCCTTCGTGCGTCGGGCGGCCCCACCCGTCGTCGGACGTCTGCCCGTAGCCACTCCACGGTCCGCTCATCGTTGTCGCCCCTGCCCTTCCCTGGGTCTGCCGCGCCGACCGGAGAGGTCGGCCGTCTGGGGCTGTGACGGCCCCACATCGCCGGCGGTTCCGTCGATCGGCTGCCGGGCCGCGCGGGCGTCCCGGTGAGCGGTGGTCCCGATCCGGGCCGCGGCGCGCAGGTAGGGTTGAGTGATCTACGAGCCCACGAAAAACGGGAGGGCGATGTGACCGACGGCGACAACTCCAGCGGCCAGTACGAACCAGCACGAGACGACCGCGGGCCGGAGCACGGCTATGTGCAGAGCCCGGCCGCGCTCAGCGCGCAGATCAGGGTGCTCAACGACGAGGTGGCCCAGCTTCGCCGCCGCCTGGCCGTTGCCCCGATGGACACGCGCCCGTTGGAGCGTCAGCTGTCGGAATCGATGACCCGGATCAATGCCCTGACCGAGCGCAACGAGAAGTTGGTCCTCACCCTGCGCGAGGCGCGTACCCAGTTGCTGCAGCTCAAGGAGGAGGTCGACCGGCTGGCTCAGCCGCCCAGCGGCTACGGCGTCTACCTCAGCTCCGGCCCGGAGGGCACCGTCGAGGTGTTCACCGGTGGGCGTCGGATGCGCTTGACCGTGTCGCCGTCCATCGACATCCCGGCCCTGCGCCGTGGGCAGCAGGTGCGACTGAACGAAGCGCTCACCGTGGTCGAAGCGGGCGCGTTCGAGCTGGTCGGCGAGGTCTGCGCGTTGCGGGAACTGATCTCGGACGGGCGGGCGCTGGTCGTCGGCCACGCCGACGAGGAACGCGTGGTGAACCTGGCCTCGCCGCTGATGGACATCGCGTTGAAACCGGGTGACTCCCTGCTGGTGGACACCAAGGCCGGCTTCGCCTACGAACGGGTGCCCAAGGCCGAGGTGGAGGATCTGGTCCTGGAGGAGGTGCCGGATGTCGAGTACAGCGACATCGGCGGCCTGACCCGGCAGATCGAGCAGATTCGTGACGCCGTCGAACTGCCGTTCCTGCACGCCGAGCTGTTCCGCGAGTTCCAGCTGCGTCCCCCGAAGGGCGTGCTGCTCTACGGTCCGCCCGGCTGCGGCAAGACGCTCATCGCCAAGGCGGTGGCGAACTCGTTGGCCCGTAAGGTGGCCGCCGCCCGCGGGGTCGAGCACATCACCAGCTACTTCCTGAACATCAAGGGACCGGAGCTGCTGAACAAGTACGTCGGCGAGACCGAGCGGACCATCCGGCTGATCTTCCAGCGGGCCCGCGAGAAGGCCTCCGACGGCACCCCGGTCATCGTCTTCTTCGACGAGATGGACTCCGTGTTCCGTACCCGCGGCACCGGCGTCTCGTCCGACGTCGAGACGACGATCGTCCCGCAGCTGCTCAGCGAGATCGACGGCGTCGAGGGGTTGGAGAACGTCATCGTCATCGGCGCCTCCAACCGCGAGGACATGATCGACCCGGCCATCCTGCGGCCCGGCCGCCTTGACGTGAAGATCAAGATCGAGCGCCCCGACGCCGAAGCGGCCCGGGACATCTTCACCAAGTACCTGGTGCCCAGCCTGCCGATCCACCCGGACGATCTGGCCGAGTTCGGCGGCGACCGCCAGGCCACCGTGCAGGCGATGATCCAGCACACCGTCGAGCGGATGTACACCGAGACCGACGAGAACCGCTTCCTCGAGGTCACGTACGCCAACGGCGACAAGGAGGTCCTGTACTTCAAGGACTTCAACTCCGGCGCCATGATCCAGAACATCGTGGACCGGGCGAAGAAGTCGGCCATCAAGGAACGCCTGGAGAAAGCCGGGGCGGTGGGCTCGGGCGGTCTGCGGGTGACCAACCTCCTTGACGCCATCGTCGACGAGTTCGCCGAGAACGAGGACCTGCCGAACACCACCAACCCGGACGACTGGGCACGGATCTCGGGCAAGAAGGGCGAGCGGATCGTCTACATCCGCACGCTGGTCTCGGGTAAGCAGTCCGAGGGGTCGCGGGCCATCGACACGGCATCGAACACCGGCCAGTACCTCTAGCCAATACCTGTAGCGGACAACGCGAATCGGGCCCGTGAACGGCGTGCCCTTTGTAGAGTGCTCGACATGACCCAGCCCGCGACCGACAGTGTCGACCGCGGGCTGTGTCATCCCCGGGATGTCCGGTGACCACCGACGATCCGACGGGCCGATGGACCCCGGACTTCTCCTCACCGGTGCCGGACGACGTGCTCCCGGTCGTGCCCGGCGTGCGCCTGGAGGAGAAGATCGGCCGGGGCGGTTACGCCGCCGTCTACCGGGCCCGGCAGCTCTCGGTCGATCGGGACGTCGCCGTGAAGGTCGACGACCGTCGGCTGCTCGACGATCGGGACAAGCGACGGTTCACCCGCGAGATCGTCGCCGCGGGCGCGGTCTCGGCCCATCCGCACATCGTGACCGTGTACGACGGCGGCACCACTGCCGATGCCCACCCGTACCTGGTCATGGAGTTGTATCCGGGCGGCTCGTACGCCGACCGGATCCGGCGATCCGGGCCCGTCCCCGCCTCCGAGGTGGTGGACGTCGGGCTCGCCATCGCCGACGCGCTGGCCGCGGCGCATTCCGACGGCATCCTGCACCGGGACGTCAAGCCGGGCAACATCCTGATCTCCCGGTACGGCTCCAGCGCCCTGGCCGACTTCGGCCTCGCGGCTCTGCCGCGGGCGGCCGAGGGGTTCTCGGTGACGATGGAGTCGCTGACCCCGTCGTACGCGCCGCCCGAAGCGTTCAGCGGTTCCGACCCGACCGCGGCCATGGACATCTATTCCCTCGGGGCCACGCTCTACGCGCTGCTCCTGGGACGGGCCCCGCGAAGCGACCGCTCCGGCACAGCACCGCCGCTGGCGCGTCTGCTGTTCCTGTTGAACGATCCGCTGCCATTGCCCGACGCACCGGATGCAGCCACCCTGATGCCGATCATCTGGCGGGCCACCGCGTTCCGGCCGGAGGACCGGTACCCGTCGGCTGCGGCCATGCGGGATGATCTGGCCCTGGTCAAGGCCGGACGCCCGGCATCGTCCGTCATCCCGGTGGGCACGCCGCACACCAGGCCGTTCACGACCGGCAACCCCGGCGTACCGGCGGTCGGATCGGACGGCGGGCGCGACCCGGACCCGTCCTCGTCCGGCCCCCTCGGCCTCTTTGCGGCGAGACCGGAAGCGGCGCCGCGGGAGTCCGACACCCGCGCGCCTCGGAGCCGGCGGTGGATCGGTGCCGCCGCGGCCGTGGTGGCGATCCTGTTCGTCGCTGGGCTGGTCGTGTTCGGCGGCCGCTCCTCGACCGGCGGAGTCGCCTCGGCCGGTACGTCCGCGCGCACCCACGCGCTGGTCACGGACCTGAGCGGCCTCGCCCCGACACATTCGGCGACATCGCCGGTGACGCGCGGTACCCCGTCGCCGACCCGGACGGCCCCAACGAGTTCGAGTGCCCGATCGGCGTCGCCGACCCCGATCGCGAGCTCGGCCCGATCGCTTTCCGTTCCGGTCGCCGGCTCCTGCTGGGGCGGCTTGGTCGACATCAGCGGCACCAAGACGGCCCGCCAGATCCCCTGTTCCGAGCCGCACTACTGGGAGGCCTACGCAGCCGGACTGCTCGACCCGTCCACCCCGACGCCGTACGACGACGACGTGGCCAAGGACAAGGTGGTGAAGCAGATCTGCACCCAGAAGGCGCTCAAGTCCTACGTGGGCGCGAACGTGCACGGGACCTTCAACATCGACGTCGTCCCGCCTCGGGAACTCGCCTTCGCCCAGGGTGATCGCGCGTTCTACTGCGTCGCCAGCCGCGACGGGGCGGGTGAGGTCACCGGCTCGGTCAGGGCCGGCTGATCGACCGCTGACCGCGCGGTCAGCGGACATGGCAAGGTGGGGCGCATGACCGAGCCAACCGGGGGCACGAGCACACCACGGGTGACGGCCCGCGCCGCCCGGCGACGAGCCGAGATCGTCGAGGCGGCCCGACAGGTCTTCACCTCCCGCGGCTTCCGGGGCGGGTCGCTGGGCGAGATCGCCGAGCGCGTCGGCATCACCCACCAGGGCGTGCTCCACCACTTCGGCAGCAAGGAACGGCTGCTGGTGGAAGTGTTGCGGGACAGGGACATCGAAGATGGCCCGGGGAGCGAGACCCTGACCGGCGCCGCGTTCCTGTCGCACCTGATCGACACCGCGCGGCTGAACACGACGCGGTCCGGGATAGTCCAGGCGTACACGGTCCTCTCGGCCGAGTCGGTGACGCCGGGACACCCGGCCCAGGGCTGGTTCCGGACGCGATTCGCCGACCTGCGGTCCGAGGTGTACCAGGCCCTCCGGATCGTCGGCGGCATCGAGGTGGGCGAGGCGGAGCTGGAGCGGGGCGCGTCGGCGGTGATCGCCGTCATGGACGGACTGCAGGTCCAATGGCTGCTGGACCCGGCGGCCGTCGACATGCCGGCCACCCTGCGGATGGTGATCAACTCACTGCTCGCCGGCTGGGGGCGTCCGGCGCTGCCGCAGGAGCCGAACATCACGGCCTGACGCCCACCACGGCCACGGCCGGCTCTCGGCCCGGGGCACTAGATTCAAGGTCATGACTGCACAGGACGCGAACGCATGACCGTACGCCGCATCATGGGCACCGAGGTCGAGTACGGCATCTCCGTCCCGGGGGAGCCGGGCGTCAACCCGGTCATCTCCTCCACTCAGATCGTGCTGGCCTACGCCGCCTCGGTGGCCGCGCCCCGGGCCCGGCGGCCGAGGTGGGACTACGAGGTGGAGTCACCGCTGCGCGATGCCCGCGGCTACGACCTGTCCTCGCTGTTCGGCGGATCCGAACCGGACATCGACGACATCGGCGCGGCCAACGTGATCCTGTCCGACGGGGCCCGGCTCTACGTCGACCACGCCCACCCGGAGTACTCCGGGCCCGAGGTGACCAACCCGCTCGACGCCGTCCTGTACGACAAGGCGGGGGAGCGCGTGATGGAGCAGGCGGCCATGCTCGCGGCGTCGGTGCCCGGAGCCAAGGCGGTGCAGCTGTACAAGAACAACACCGACGGCAAGGGCGCGTCCTACGGCACGCACGAGAACTACCTGTGCCGCCGGGACACCCCCTTCCCGTCGATCATCGCCGGTCTGCTGCCGTTCTTCGCGTCCCGGCAGGTCTTCGCCGGAGCGGGCCGGGTCGGGATCGGGCCGTCCGGGGCCACGCCGGGGTTCCAGCTGGCCCAGCGGTCGGACTACATCGAGGTCGAGGTCGGGCTGGAGACGACGCTCAAGCGCGGCCTGATCAACACCCGCGACGAACCCCACGCCGACGCGGACCGCTGGCGGCGCCTGCACGTGATCATCGGTGACGCCAATCTGGCCGAGACGTCCATCTACCTCAAGGTCGGCACCACCGCCCTGGTGCTGTCGATGATCGAGGCGGGCTGGCCGATGCCGCTCGAACTCGAACATCCGGTGTCC
This window of the Nakamurella panacisegetis genome carries:
- a CDS encoding site-2 protease family protein — protein: MSAESNRVARPVPRGARRSFGIPLGRIGGIPVVLSLSWLISVLIVAILATPVVEQAIPGITTGPAVAVAVGLGVLLGVSVLAHELGHCLAARSLGVPVLEVRLYLLGGVSELGRLPNTPKEEAVIAAAGPGVSFILAGVFGLLIGSTTPHTVTWLLLIELALANLVVAIFNVLPALPLDGGRVLRAGVWQASGRRRLGTLSAVAGGYLIAVALIVWGIVEVAGSTKAAVLQGGIAVVMALFVGVGAASEQNSDRAVKWPADVTIAGLARAVVQLPTESPVQLANQVAAGRAVILTGTDGVAVGLMDEQAAINLARTQPQAPATMVAEPITPEMVILSHDEPADVAARLRTVRSRHFLLVDDDGRPAGVVLSADIARILSGRRRR
- a CDS encoding tRNA (adenine-N1)-methyltransferase, translated to MSPERVLWVSVFDRSAVSREFVVGDRVQLTDPKGRKYTMVLETGATFHTHRGALEHDALIGQPEGSVVTSAGKTDYLALRPLLTDYVLSMPRGAAVIYPKDAAQIVHWGDIFPGARVMEAGAGSGALTCSLLRAVGSTGSVLSYEVRQDHADHAIKNVDRFFGARPENWEIKVADMAEHTGEVDRIVLDMLEPWSMIDVVAASLVPGGVLTVYVATTTQLSKVAEALRDHGGFTEPDAWESLHRPWHVVGLSVRPEHRMQGHTAFLLTTRRMAPGFTAPKPQRRPMSTR
- the arc gene encoding proteasome ATPase, translated to MQSPAALSAQIRVLNDEVAQLRRRLAVAPMDTRPLERQLSESMTRINALTERNEKLVLTLREARTQLLQLKEEVDRLAQPPSGYGVYLSSGPEGTVEVFTGGRRMRLTVSPSIDIPALRRGQQVRLNEALTVVEAGAFELVGEVCALRELISDGRALVVGHADEERVVNLASPLMDIALKPGDSLLVDTKAGFAYERVPKAEVEDLVLEEVPDVEYSDIGGLTRQIEQIRDAVELPFLHAELFREFQLRPPKGVLLYGPPGCGKTLIAKAVANSLARKVAAARGVEHITSYFLNIKGPELLNKYVGETERTIRLIFQRAREKASDGTPVIVFFDEMDSVFRTRGTGVSSDVETTIVPQLLSEIDGVEGLENVIVIGASNREDMIDPAILRPGRLDVKIKIERPDAEAARDIFTKYLVPSLPIHPDDLAEFGGDRQATVQAMIQHTVERMYTETDENRFLEVTYANGDKEVLYFKDFNSGAMIQNIVDRAKKSAIKERLEKAGAVGSGGLRVTNLLDAIVDEFAENEDLPNTTNPDDWARISGKKGERIVYIRTLVSGKQSEGSRAIDTASNTGQYL
- a CDS encoding serine/threonine-protein kinase translates to MTTDDPTGRWTPDFSSPVPDDVLPVVPGVRLEEKIGRGGYAAVYRARQLSVDRDVAVKVDDRRLLDDRDKRRFTREIVAAGAVSAHPHIVTVYDGGTTADAHPYLVMELYPGGSYADRIRRSGPVPASEVVDVGLAIADALAAAHSDGILHRDVKPGNILISRYGSSALADFGLAALPRAAEGFSVTMESLTPSYAPPEAFSGSDPTAAMDIYSLGATLYALLLGRAPRSDRSGTAPPLARLLFLLNDPLPLPDAPDAATLMPIIWRATAFRPEDRYPSAAAMRDDLALVKAGRPASSVIPVGTPHTRPFTTGNPGVPAVGSDGGRDPDPSSSGPLGLFAARPEAAPRESDTRAPRSRRWIGAAAAVVAILFVAGLVVFGGRSSTGGVASAGTSARTHALVTDLSGLAPTHSATSPVTRGTPSPTRTAPTSSSARSASPTPIASSARSLSVPVAGSCWGGLVDISGTKTARQIPCSEPHYWEAYAAGLLDPSTPTPYDDDVAKDKVVKQICTQKALKSYVGANVHGTFNIDVVPPRELAFAQGDRAFYCVASRDGAGEVTGSVRAG
- a CDS encoding TetR/AcrR family transcriptional regulator, which gives rise to MTEPTGGTSTPRVTARAARRRAEIVEAARQVFTSRGFRGGSLGEIAERVGITHQGVLHHFGSKERLLVEVLRDRDIEDGPGSETLTGAAFLSHLIDTARLNTTRSGIVQAYTVLSAESVTPGHPAQGWFRTRFADLRSEVYQALRIVGGIEVGEAELERGASAVIAVMDGLQVQWLLDPAAVDMPATLRMVINSLLAGWGRPALPQEPNITA
- the dop gene encoding depupylase/deamidase Dop; its protein translation is MTVRRIMGTEVEYGISVPGEPGVNPVISSTQIVLAYAASVAAPRARRPRWDYEVESPLRDARGYDLSSLFGGSEPDIDDIGAANVILSDGARLYVDHAHPEYSGPEVTNPLDAVLYDKAGERVMEQAAMLAASVPGAKAVQLYKNNTDGKGASYGTHENYLCRRDTPFPSIIAGLLPFFASRQVFAGAGRVGIGPSGATPGFQLAQRSDYIEVEVGLETTLKRGLINTRDEPHADADRWRRLHVIIGDANLAETSIYLKVGTTALVLSMIEAGWPMPLELEHPVSAVHQISHDPTLKTTVKLADGRSFTGVDIQMAYLEAARAFVAHTYGDDVDADTKDVLATWADVLDKLADDPMRLADTLDWPAKLRLLEGFRSRDGLAWGASRLALVDLQYADVRLDRGLYNRLASRGAMKRLLTDEAILTAMTVPPEDTRAYFRGRCVSKYPDRLAAASWDSVIFDVGRESLVRIPTMDPTRGTKAHVGALLDAAADAGELVDALTKRS